Proteins encoded by one window of Pseudomonas sp. PSKL.D1:
- a CDS encoding hybrid sensor histidine kinase/response regulator: MRRLRIATTLIVSLLTLLCLLPASADQGGGWSVLLDEQANLQLSDVRSDRYRSQFSPIILADLDAAPAEQALWLHYRLAPGEQEQLLRVFAPDLSRLDLYALDGDRLLRQLHHGRQAGNASPTLRGSDHVLPLPNSQQTLDIYLRLVSEHQLRPAVSLEPAAVAASDQSQTLLFGMLFGSLVMLILHNLIRFFYTRSSTTLILALYHGLMLLSGLILLNLSGPWWHLWHSAQTPAAYLTLVLAGMAGLFFTQHFFSPCNSAQLNRLLQAELLITAVSGLILLFVDTLPLNLMTYALLALGSVTMLLVSSYHWYKGYAPARLFSLAMVVFNLGGLVLLPALLGLTRTSTPWLLCILLGLTAVSGLLLNLAVSERLRRMSEERFSASRALAASDAEINAKAEFLAKISHEIRTPMNGVLGMTELLLGTPLSVKQRDYVQTIHSAGNELLTLINEILDISKLESRQIELDDVQFDLNALIEDCLNIFRAKAEQQNIELISFTQPQVPRVISGDPTRLRQALSSLLENALKNTEQGEILLVVALDQRGEVPRLRIAVQDSGEPLPAAEREALLQAELHSHQFLSSNKLGGHLGLVIAKQLIGLMQGEFGIKSSTSMGNTLWLTLPLDPARLEQPPADPDGPLRDARVLVVDDNDTCRKVLVQQCSAWGMNVSAVPSGKEALALLRTKAHLRDYFDAVLLDQNMPGMTGMQLAAKIKEDPSLNHDILVVMLTGISNAPSKVIARNAGVKRILAKPVAGYTLKTTLAEELAQRGREQTLPVSVPSSQPSLELPGDFRVLVAEDNTISTKVIRGMLGKLNLEPDTASNGEEALQAMKAQRYDLVLMDCEMPILDGFSATQQLRAWEVANQRQRTPVVALTAHILAEHKERARLSGMDGHMAKPVELSQLRELIQYWACHREAKADDPLQTS, from the coding sequence GTGCGTCGGCTTCGGATTGCCACAACTCTGATCGTCAGCTTGCTGACCCTGCTCTGCCTTCTACCGGCTTCGGCTGACCAGGGCGGAGGTTGGTCCGTGCTGCTCGATGAGCAGGCCAACCTGCAGCTGAGCGATGTTCGCTCCGATCGCTATCGCAGTCAGTTCAGCCCGATTATTCTCGCCGACCTTGATGCCGCGCCCGCCGAGCAGGCCTTATGGTTGCACTATCGCCTGGCACCAGGTGAGCAGGAGCAACTGCTTAGGGTTTTTGCCCCCGACCTTTCCCGCCTCGACCTGTATGCCCTGGACGGTGACCGCCTGCTGCGCCAGCTGCACCACGGGCGTCAGGCCGGCAACGCCAGCCCCACGCTGCGCGGCAGCGACCATGTATTGCCACTGCCCAACAGCCAGCAAACGCTGGATATTTACCTGCGTCTGGTGTCAGAGCACCAATTGCGCCCTGCCGTCAGCCTTGAACCGGCAGCGGTTGCGGCCTCCGATCAGAGCCAGACTTTGCTGTTCGGCATGCTTTTCGGCAGTTTGGTGATGCTGATCCTGCACAACCTGATCCGCTTCTTCTATACACGTTCCAGCACCACGCTGATTCTTGCCCTTTACCACGGCCTCATGCTGCTCAGCGGGCTAATTCTGCTCAACCTCAGCGGCCCTTGGTGGCACCTGTGGCACAGTGCACAAACCCCGGCTGCCTACCTGACACTGGTGCTGGCGGGCATGGCAGGCCTGTTTTTCACTCAGCATTTCTTCTCGCCCTGCAACTCGGCACAACTCAACCGCCTTCTGCAGGCGGAACTGTTGATCACCGCGGTCAGCGGATTGATCCTGCTGTTCGTCGACACACTGCCGCTCAACCTGATGACTTATGCCCTGCTTGCTCTGGGCAGCGTGACCATGCTGCTGGTCAGCAGCTATCACTGGTACAAAGGCTATGCGCCCGCCCGGCTGTTCAGCCTTGCCATGGTGGTATTCAACCTGGGAGGCTTGGTGCTGCTACCGGCCCTGCTGGGCCTGACCCGCACCTCCACGCCGTGGCTGCTGTGTATTTTGCTGGGGTTGACCGCGGTCAGTGGCCTGCTGCTGAACCTGGCCGTCAGTGAACGCTTGCGAAGGATGAGCGAGGAGCGCTTCAGCGCCAGCCGCGCCCTCGCTGCCAGCGACGCTGAAATCAATGCCAAAGCCGAGTTCCTGGCCAAGATCAGCCACGAAATCCGCACCCCCATGAATGGCGTATTGGGCATGACCGAGCTGCTGCTTGGCACGCCGCTGTCAGTCAAGCAGCGTGACTACGTACAAACCATCCACAGCGCCGGTAACGAACTGCTCACGCTGATCAACGAAATTCTCGACATTTCCAAGCTGGAATCACGGCAGATCGAACTGGACGATGTGCAGTTCGACCTCAACGCCCTGATCGAGGATTGCCTGAACATTTTCCGCGCCAAGGCCGAACAGCAGAACATCGAACTAATCAGTTTCACCCAGCCGCAAGTGCCCAGAGTGATCAGTGGCGACCCCACTCGGCTGCGCCAGGCATTGTCGAGCCTGCTTGAAAACGCCCTGAAAAACACCGAGCAGGGTGAAATCCTGCTGGTAGTTGCGCTGGACCAGCGCGGTGAGGTGCCGCGCCTGCGTATCGCCGTTCAGGACAGCGGTGAACCACTGCCCGCCGCCGAGCGCGAAGCGCTGCTGCAGGCCGAGTTGCACAGCCACCAGTTCCTCTCCAGTAACAAGCTTGGCGGCCATTTGGGCCTGGTCATTGCCAAACAATTGATCGGGTTGATGCAGGGCGAGTTCGGCATCAAGAGCAGCACCAGCATGGGCAATACTTTGTGGCTGACCCTGCCCCTGGACCCTGCGCGCCTTGAACAGCCGCCTGCTGACCCCGACGGTCCCCTGCGCGATGCCCGCGTGCTGGTCGTGGACGACAACGACACCTGCCGCAAAGTACTGGTGCAACAATGCAGCGCCTGGGGCATGAACGTGAGTGCAGTGCCCTCAGGCAAGGAAGCATTGGCTTTATTGCGCACCAAAGCGCACCTGCGCGACTACTTCGACGCCGTGCTGCTGGACCAGAACATGCCTGGCATGACCGGTATGCAACTGGCCGCCAAAATCAAGGAAGACCCAAGCCTCAATCACGACATCCTGGTGGTGATGCTCACAGGTATCAGCAACGCACCGAGCAAGGTCATCGCCCGCAATGCAGGGGTCAAGCGTATTCTGGCAAAACCGGTGGCCGGGTATACCCTCAAAACCACACTGGCCGAGGAGCTGGCCCAACGCGGCCGTGAGCAGACGTTGCCCGTATCAGTGCCGAGTTCGCAACCCTCGCTGGAACTCCCCGGCGACTTCCGCGTATTGGTCGCCGAAGACAACACCATTTCCACCAAGGTAATCCGCGGCATGCTGGGCAAGCTCAACCTTGAACCAGACACTGCCAGCAACGGCGAAGAAGCCCTGCAAGCCATGAAAGCCCAGCGCTATGACCTGGTGCTGATGGACTGCGAAATGCCGATACTCGATGGCTTCTCCGCAACCCAGCAACTGCGCGCATGGGAAGTCGCCAATCAGCGCCAGCGCACCCCGGTAGTGGCGTTGACAGCGCACATTCTTGCCGAACACAAGGAGCGCGCACGGTTGTCTGGCATGGATGGCCATATGGCCAAGCCTGTGGAGCTGTCGCAACTGCGAGAGCTCATTCAATACTGGGCTTGTCACAGAGAAGCCAAGGCGGATGACCCCCTGCAAACCTCCTGA
- a CDS encoding MarC family protein has protein sequence MLHELFSVYLKMLVLYSPFFVLSCFISLTRGHSSKERKHLAWKVAFAVLVASVLLYLFGRVIFGVFGITADAFRIGAGSVLFISALGMAQGKPAVQADNVQQDVTIVPLTIPLTVGPGTIGALLVMGVGQPHWDDKLLAIISIALASFTVGLVLYLSHGIERLLGDQGLQIVSRLMGLFVCALAAQIIFTGIKGYLAL, from the coding sequence ATGCTCCATGAGTTATTCAGCGTCTACCTCAAGATGCTTGTGCTCTACAGCCCGTTTTTCGTGCTGTCCTGCTTCATCAGCCTTACCCGTGGCCACTCCAGCAAAGAGCGCAAGCACCTGGCCTGGAAGGTGGCATTCGCCGTGCTGGTCGCCAGTGTGTTGCTGTATCTGTTTGGCAGGGTGATTTTTGGCGTTTTCGGCATCACGGCCGATGCCTTCCGCATTGGTGCCGGCAGCGTGTTGTTCATTTCGGCCTTGGGCATGGCCCAAGGCAAGCCAGCCGTACAGGCGGACAATGTGCAGCAGGATGTAACCATCGTGCCCTTGACCATCCCGCTGACGGTAGGCCCGGGCACCATCGGTGCCCTGCTGGTAATGGGGGTTGGCCAGCCGCATTGGGACGATAAACTGCTGGCCATCATCAGCATCGCGCTTGCCAGTTTTACCGTGGGCCTGGTGCTGTACCTTTCGCACGGTATAGAGCGGCTGCTTGGCGACCAGGGCCTGCAGATCGTCAGCCGCCTGATGGGGCTGTTCGTCTGCGCCCTGGCGGCGCAGATCATCTTCACCGGGATCAAGGGTTACCTGGCACTTTGA
- the cobJ gene encoding precorrin-3B C(17)-methyltransferase, whose product MAGVSMQKAPAIVLLGAGSLATAQRIQQRYPQAALYGLSGRVEGADHYYQAFGDTLRALYQQGAPIIALCAAGIVIRSLACLLGDKGEEPPVLAVAEDGSAVVPLLGGLSGVNVMAREIGEALGVAAAITTSGELRFGTCLLNPPQGYALADLEQGKRFVSDLLAGESVRVEGEAPWLEGACLPASEVAQRTIHVSSEARLPHRDELLIHPRSVVVAVDAGGTGLAEQVRSALREANIAQASLASLLASEANMAESALHGAAAELGVALRFAAESETLASMVSQVLPNARLIEQGSVVVAVASSPVDVERVGRRRGRLAVIGLGPGAAELMVPAVKAELARAEDVLGYETYVRMAGPFRDDQVLHCTDNREEMQRARHAFELAAQGRSVVVVSSGDPGVFAMAAAVLEALHESTDPAWHRVDLEILPGVSASLATAAQAGAPLGHDFCVISLSDNLKPWSIIEKRLDLASQADLVLAFYNPISKARPNQLGVALEVVRRHRDGHTPVVLGRDIGRPGQTLRVIELAELVPEMVDMRTMVLVGSSTTCTFERPDGKRWVYTPRWYGSKP is encoded by the coding sequence ATGGCAGGGGTGAGCATGCAGAAAGCACCGGCAATCGTGCTGTTGGGCGCAGGCAGCCTGGCAACGGCGCAGCGTATCCAACAGCGTTATCCACAGGCGGCCCTATACGGCCTGAGTGGTCGGGTCGAAGGCGCTGACCATTACTATCAGGCTTTCGGCGATACGTTGCGTGCACTCTATCAGCAGGGTGCTCCGATCATTGCCTTGTGCGCGGCAGGCATCGTCATCCGTAGCCTGGCTTGCCTGCTCGGCGACAAGGGCGAAGAGCCGCCGGTGCTTGCAGTGGCCGAGGATGGCAGCGCGGTTGTGCCGTTGCTGGGCGGGCTCAGTGGTGTCAACGTCATGGCCCGTGAAATCGGTGAAGCGCTGGGCGTGGCCGCAGCCATCACCACCAGCGGCGAGTTGCGCTTCGGCACTTGCCTGCTGAACCCTCCGCAGGGCTATGCATTGGCAGACCTGGAGCAGGGCAAACGTTTCGTCTCCGACCTGCTGGCGGGTGAGTCGGTGCGTGTCGAGGGTGAAGCCCCTTGGCTCGAAGGTGCCTGCCTGCCAGCCAGCGAAGTGGCGCAGCGCACCATTCATGTCAGCAGCGAAGCACGCCTGCCGCATCGGGACGAATTGCTGATCCACCCGCGCTCGGTGGTGGTTGCAGTTGACGCAGGCGGTACTGGCTTGGCTGAGCAGGTGCGAAGCGCTTTGCGTGAGGCGAACATTGCCCAGGCATCCCTGGCCAGCCTGTTGGCCAGTGAAGCGAACATGGCTGAGTCGGCGCTGCACGGGGCTGCAGCCGAACTCGGGGTGGCGTTGCGCTTTGCCGCCGAGAGCGAGACTTTGGCGAGTATGGTCTCGCAGGTGTTGCCAAACGCCCGGCTGATCGAACAGGGAAGCGTGGTGGTCGCCGTGGCTTCTTCGCCTGTTGACGTTGAGCGAGTTGGCCGGCGTCGGGGTCGCCTTGCAGTCATCGGCCTTGGACCCGGAGCTGCCGAATTGATGGTGCCGGCGGTCAAGGCCGAATTGGCACGCGCTGAGGACGTGCTGGGTTACGAAACCTACGTGCGAATGGCTGGCCCGTTTAGGGACGATCAGGTGCTGCACTGCACCGACAACCGTGAAGAGATGCAGCGAGCCCGGCATGCGTTCGAGCTGGCAGCCCAAGGCCGTTCGGTGGTCGTAGTGTCTTCGGGCGACCCGGGCGTCTTTGCCATGGCCGCCGCCGTGCTTGAAGCGTTGCATGAATCAACGGACCCGGCTTGGCATCGGGTTGATCTGGAGATACTGCCGGGGGTTTCCGCTTCGCTTGCCACAGCAGCGCAAGCGGGTGCGCCGTTGGGGCACGATTTCTGCGTCATTTCGCTGTCGGACAACCTCAAACCGTGGTCAATCATTGAGAAACGCCTGGACCTGGCCTCCCAGGCGGACTTGGTGTTGGCATTCTACAACCCGATCTCCAAAGCCAGGCCCAACCAGTTGGGGGTGGCGCTTGAGGTAGTGCGCCGACACCGCGACGGGCATACCCCGGTAGTCCTTGGCCGAGACATTGGTAGGCCGGGGCAGACGCTGCGTGTCATCGAACTGGCCGAACTGGTGCCGGAAATGGTCGATATGCGCACCATGGTGCTGGTGGGCTCATCGACTACCTGCACCTTCGAGCGCCCAGACGGCAAGCGTTGGGTATATACACCTCGCTGGTATGGCAGCAAACCCTGA
- a CDS encoding precorrin-2 C(20)-methyltransferase yields MAPRGRLLGLGVGPGDPELITLKALRLLREAPVVAYFVAKGKRGNAFGIIEAHLQAEQILLPLVYPVTTEVLPAPLSYEQVISDFYDEASVQVAEHLNAGRDVAVICEGDPFFYGSYMYLHDRLAQNHEAEVIPGVCSMLGGASVLGAPLVYRNQSLSVLSGVLPAEDLKRRLADADAAVIMKLGRNFPKVRDVLGELGLAQRALYVERATMANQKIVPLEEVDPQSSPYFSLIIVPGEKWQG; encoded by the coding sequence ATGGCGCCGCGTGGACGTCTGCTAGGCCTGGGCGTAGGGCCAGGCGACCCTGAGTTGATCACCCTCAAGGCATTGCGCCTGCTGCGCGAGGCTCCAGTGGTCGCTTACTTTGTAGCCAAGGGCAAGCGGGGCAATGCTTTCGGGATCATTGAGGCACACTTGCAGGCAGAGCAGATTTTGCTGCCGCTGGTGTACCCGGTGACCACCGAAGTGCTGCCAGCTCCGCTGTCGTACGAGCAAGTGATCAGCGACTTCTACGATGAAGCCAGCGTGCAGGTTGCCGAGCACCTGAACGCCGGCCGCGATGTGGCAGTGATCTGCGAAGGTGACCCGTTCTTCTACGGCTCCTACATGTACCTGCATGACCGGCTGGCGCAAAACCATGAGGCCGAAGTGATCCCGGGCGTCTGCTCGATGCTCGGTGGTGCGTCAGTACTGGGTGCACCGCTGGTCTACCGCAACCAGAGCCTGTCGGTGCTCTCGGGCGTCTTGCCTGCCGAAGACCTCAAGCGCCGCCTGGCTGATGCCGATGCCGCCGTGATCATGAAACTGGGCCGTAATTTCCCCAAGGTCCGTGATGTGCTTGGCGAGCTGGGGCTGGCGCAGCGCGCGCTTTACGTGGAGCGCGCAACGATGGCCAACCAGAAGATCGTGCCACTGGAGGAGGTTGACCCGCAGTCCTCCCCGTATTTTTCGCTGATCATCGTGCCGGGTGAAAAATGGCAGGGGTGA
- a CDS encoding precorrin-8X methylmutase — protein sequence MIDYIRDGQEIYRNSFRIIREEARLERIPADLEKLAVRVIHACGMVEAIDGLQFSEGAGRAGREALANGAPILCDAHMVAEGITRARLPADNQVICTLRDPSVPGLAKEAGNTRSAVALELWRPHLEGSVVVIGNAPTALFYLLEMLDAGAPKPALILGFPVGFVGAAESKAMLAADSRGVPFVIMQGRLGGSAMAAAAVNALATEVE from the coding sequence ATGATTGACTACATCCGCGATGGTCAGGAGATCTATCGCAATTCCTTTCGGATCATCCGTGAGGAAGCCCGGCTTGAGCGGATTCCCGCCGACCTGGAAAAGCTAGCCGTACGGGTGATCCACGCCTGCGGCATGGTCGAGGCCATCGATGGCCTGCAGTTTTCCGAAGGGGCAGGCCGCGCCGGGCGTGAAGCCTTGGCCAATGGCGCGCCAATTCTGTGCGATGCGCACATGGTCGCCGAGGGCATTACCCGCGCCCGCCTGCCAGCCGACAATCAGGTGATCTGTACCCTGCGTGACCCAAGTGTTCCAGGCCTGGCCAAGGAAGCTGGCAATACGCGCTCGGCCGTGGCACTTGAACTGTGGCGGCCGCACCTTGAGGGCAGTGTGGTGGTCATCGGCAATGCACCGACGGCGCTGTTTTACCTGCTCGAAATGCTCGACGCCGGTGCGCCGAAACCTGCGTTGATTCTCGGCTTCCCGGTCGGTTTCGTGGGCGCTGCCGAATCCAAGGCAATGCTGGCCGCCGATAGCCGTGGTGTGCCGTTTGTGATCATGCAGGGCCGATTGGGGGGCAGCGCCATGGCTGCTGCTGCCGTCAACGCCCTGGCCACGGAGGTGGAATGA
- the cobG gene encoding precorrin-3B synthase — MSDALLNQPHAPTVSLRPSACPGLWRIVSARDGGICRIKLPGGLLLADQADAVADAAERFATGVIEATNRGNLQIRGIGSDHTGLIDTLLAAGLGSRDAASDDVRNLMLSPLAGHDPAMLLDVRPLAEHILQTLQGTQRFHQLSAKFAVQLDGGEGVAMLEHPHDLWLSAMRLEQRTWLAFGLAGCPADGRVAGAVPVENGLELVRAVLERFLDLATPEQSRMRQLLETCPAERFIDGLGLSIRRDAAVLDWRREALMSRWLGVLAQHQGTALGVAPPLGRLTPAMLRAAAQVARQWGDASLRMSPWQSLVLTNIDPAGIEPARQALSVAGLLQDGHPLARLVACTGSSGCAKAHGETKADAATLATLLPPGAPASVHLSGCHRSCAVAHVAPATLLARSPGRYDLYLRDARLPGLGALRATHLTLNEAGAMLALPTEHLDD, encoded by the coding sequence TTGTCGGACGCCCTTTTGAACCAGCCTCACGCCCCCACTGTTTCGCTCCGCCCCTCGGCCTGCCCGGGGTTGTGGCGTATCGTCAGTGCCCGCGATGGCGGCATCTGCCGCATCAAGCTGCCCGGTGGCCTGTTGCTGGCCGACCAGGCGGATGCGGTGGCCGACGCCGCCGAGCGTTTTGCCACGGGCGTGATCGAGGCGACCAACCGCGGTAACTTGCAGATTCGGGGCATCGGAAGCGACCACACAGGTTTGATCGACACCCTGCTGGCAGCCGGCCTCGGCTCTCGGGATGCGGCAAGCGACGATGTGCGCAACCTGATGCTCAGCCCGCTGGCCGGGCATGATCCTGCCATGCTGCTGGATGTGCGGCCGCTGGCCGAGCACATTCTGCAAACCCTTCAAGGCACACAGCGGTTTCACCAACTGTCGGCCAAGTTCGCGGTGCAACTGGACGGCGGTGAAGGCGTGGCGATGCTTGAGCACCCCCACGATCTTTGGCTTTCGGCGATGCGCCTGGAGCAACGTACCTGGCTGGCATTCGGCCTGGCCGGGTGCCCGGCAGATGGCCGGGTAGCGGGGGCGGTGCCGGTCGAGAACGGGCTGGAACTGGTACGTGCCGTGCTGGAGCGCTTCCTTGACCTGGCCACCCCCGAGCAGTCGCGCATGCGCCAGTTGCTCGAAACCTGCCCGGCCGAGCGCTTCATCGACGGCCTTGGCTTGAGCATTCGCCGCGATGCCGCCGTCCTTGACTGGCGTCGTGAGGCGTTGATGAGCCGGTGGCTGGGTGTGCTGGCGCAGCATCAAGGCACTGCTTTGGGTGTTGCGCCCCCCCTTGGCAGGCTTACCCCCGCCATGCTGCGCGCCGCTGCGCAGGTTGCCCGCCAATGGGGCGACGCCAGCCTGCGTATGAGCCCATGGCAAAGCCTGGTGCTGACCAACATCGACCCTGCGGGCATTGAGCCTGCCCGGCAAGCATTATCAGTTGCCGGCCTGCTTCAGGACGGTCATCCACTGGCGCGCCTCGTCGCTTGCACCGGCAGCAGTGGCTGCGCCAAGGCCCACGGCGAGACAAAGGCCGACGCTGCAACCTTGGCAACCCTGTTGCCCCCGGGTGCTCCAGCCAGCGTGCACCTGTCCGGGTGCCACCGATCCTGCGCCGTGGCTCATGTCGCCCCGGCTACCTTGCTGGCCCGCTCGCCGGGCCGCTACGACCTCTATTTGCGTGACGCGCGCTTGCCGGGCCTGGGTGCCCTGCGCGCCACCCACCTTACCTTGAACGAGGCAGGCGCCATGCTCGCCCTGCCCACGGAGCACCTTGATGATTGA
- the cbiE gene encoding precorrin-6y C5,15-methyltransferase (decarboxylating) subunit CbiE, giving the protein MAPWLTVIGIGEDGYSGLGKQARRALLAATRVIGSPRQLALLPHCISALKQEWPSPFSLAPVLALRGEPVCVLASGDPMFYGVGASLARQVPAEEMQVLSMPSSCSLAAACLGWPLQDVQVVSLVARPLAALNAHLHSGLRLLVLSNDGGSPAAIAALLCGRGFGPSRLHVLEHLGGPDQRQLTGSAEDWPHTQVAALNLVAIECQATSDAPRLPRVAGLPDSAFRHDGQLTKRDVRAITLARLAPQPGELLWDVGAGCGSIGIEWMRAHPACRALAIEADEGRQGFIEHNRDALGVPGLHLVRGKAPQALADLERPDAIFIGGGVTREGVLPLCWERLRPGGRLVANAVTLQSELALAHFREQHGGELTRIHVAQAQPLGAFDTWRQALPITLLDVVKPFDA; this is encoded by the coding sequence ATGGCACCCTGGTTGACAGTAATTGGTATCGGCGAAGACGGCTACAGCGGCCTGGGCAAGCAGGCCCGGCGCGCCCTGCTGGCGGCTACGCGAGTCATCGGCAGCCCGCGCCAGCTGGCCTTGCTGCCCCACTGCATCAGCGCCCTCAAACAAGAATGGCCAAGCCCGTTTTCCCTGGCCCCGGTATTGGCGCTGCGTGGCGAACCGGTGTGCGTGCTGGCCAGCGGTGACCCGATGTTCTATGGCGTTGGCGCCAGCCTGGCGCGGCAAGTGCCTGCCGAAGAAATGCAGGTGCTGTCGATGCCCTCTTCCTGCTCCTTGGCCGCTGCCTGCCTGGGCTGGCCACTGCAGGACGTACAGGTGGTATCACTGGTCGCCCGTCCGCTGGCTGCACTCAATGCCCACTTGCACAGCGGCCTGCGCCTGTTGGTGCTGAGCAACGACGGTGGCAGCCCCGCCGCCATCGCCGCCCTGCTGTGTGGGCGCGGGTTCGGGCCAAGCCGCCTGCATGTGCTCGAACACCTGGGTGGCCCCGACCAACGCCAGCTGACGGGGAGTGCCGAAGACTGGCCGCACACGCAAGTGGCCGCGCTTAATCTGGTCGCAATCGAATGTCAGGCCACATCAGATGCCCCCCGCCTGCCACGCGTGGCAGGGCTACCGGACAGCGCGTTCCGCCACGATGGTCAGTTGACCAAACGGGACGTGCGCGCTATCACCCTCGCTCGCCTGGCGCCACAACCGGGCGAACTGCTGTGGGATGTTGGCGCGGGGTGTGGCTCGATTGGCATCGAATGGATGCGCGCCCACCCGGCATGCCGTGCCCTGGCCATCGAGGCCGACGAAGGCCGCCAAGGATTTATCGAGCACAACCGCGATGCCTTGGGCGTGCCGGGCTTGCACCTGGTTCGCGGCAAGGCGCCGCAGGCGCTGGCCGACCTGGAGCGCCCCGACGCCATCTTCATCGGCGGCGGCGTCACCCGTGAAGGCGTGCTACCGCTGTGCTGGGAGCGCCTGCGCCCGGGCGGCCGGCTGGTCGCCAACGCGGTGACCCTGCAAAGCGAACTGGCCCTTGCGCACTTTCGTGAACAACATGGCGGCGAACTGACCCGCATCCACGTCGCCCAGGCCCAACCCCTGGGCGCGTTCGACACTTGGCGCCAGGCCTTGCCGATCACCCTGCTCGACGTGGTGAAACCCTTCGATGCGTGA